A region of the Bacteroidota bacterium genome:
AAAAGCGAACACACCAATAATTGCCATGACAGCCAATGTGCTGAAAGAAGAAGTTGACTTATGTTATGCGTCGGGTATGAACGACTTTATTGGAAAACCATTTGACACAGATGAATTATTAATTAAAATTATTAACTTAAAAAAATAAACGATCATGTTTAAAAAAAATGCCACCATATTCATTGTAGATGATGAACAATTATTATCTGAAATGTTAACCGATTATTTAATGGAACAAAATGAACATTTCAATATTAAATCATTTCCTACAGGAGAAGCCTGTTTGTTGCACTTGGCTACAGAACAACCTGATGCTGTAATTTTAGATTATTATCTCAATTCAAAAGAAGCAGATGCAGCAAATGGCATTGACATATTGAAGGAAATTAAAAAACTTAATAAACGTTTACCGGTTATTATGTTATCCAGTCAAAAAAGTTATGGCACTGCTGCAAAAACTATCATGTATGGAGCAATTCATTATGTAATAAAAGGACAGGATGCTTTTGAAGAAATTTATCAACTCATAAATGCAAATGTATAAATGGTAGATCTGACATATTTAACAAAGTTTGCGAAAAACAATCCGGTAAAAATGCGGCGTTACATTTCGTTGTACCTTGAAGCAGCACCAAGCGCCTTTTCAGCAATGCAACGTGACCTGAAAGCCGAAGATTGGGAGCAACTGCGCATTAACGCTCATTCATTAAAACCACAAGCCGATTTAATGGGAATTAATTCGCTAAAAGATGGTCTTATACAGATAGAAGATGCTGTAAAAAAACAGCAGTTTGACAAAATCGAAAATCTGTTGAAATCATCACATGTCATTTCCCTGGCAGCAGAAGAAATATTAAAGGAAACGTTAAATCAATATCCGCAATAAGAAAGTGACATTTTAACGTTACACAAACAAGTACAACAAATTGCCCACAACAATAATTATTCGATTACCATAAGCCCAAATCCCAAAAAGCCGCTTGTAATCGAATAATTAAAACGATATACACATTATAAATACAAAATCATTTTTTTGGGAATAATATTTTAGTTCTGTTTCGAATTCAAATTTTTCGTGGTTAACCAATTACAGTATAATCAAATATAAATTTGAATTCGAACCCATTAATTGTTTATCAAAAACCCAAAAAATCAATGGCCAACCCCAATTATCCCGACCGCAAATCGATTCGTTTAAATGGTTATGATTATTCAAAAAACGGGTTATATTTTATTACGTTATGTTGATATGATCGCATTTGTATGTTTGGTGATATACAATTGGAAAAAAGTGTTTCGTTAAATGCGGATGGAAATAACAAACAGCAAATAATGATATTGAACAATCCGGGAAAAATTGACAACGAAAATATGGGGTCCTTGGCTTTAGGCTAAGTTATGATAATTTACAGCATTAATTTTTTTATGAGATATGTATCGGCATCTACTCAATCTTAGTAGCATACAGATCTATGTAAAATGGCCCGAGGCCGGGTTGAAGATGGAAGTGTAGATCGGGGTTGGTAAATTCCAAACTTGGCTTCCATTCGGGGTCGTAGCCGGGATACTGGAATACTTCGCCGGTAAAGTAGAATGAATATGTTAAAGAAGTATATATGCTGTCATCTACTAGCACCTGATAAACTAAATCAACGATAGAATCCTCCTCGGATTTTTCCAGCGATAATGCATATAAGACTATGGTATCCGCTTCACTATAACTATATAGAGAACTCTCAACTTTGATTCCCGTGTATTCGCCACACACAACATCACGGTAGTCGTCATGGATATAATCATAAGTGCAAGACGATAATCCGATAAGTAAAAACCACAAGATTAAATTTTTCATAGTAGGAGAGATTGTATTGATAATATTTATCAAAGTTAATAAATGCCCGTTAATCACGCAATATCTTATGTCACGCCGAAGTAATATTAGATGCTGAGAAGGAGGACCTTTTCGTATTACGTTTTTCACTGATATGCATGATTTTATTACTGATTGACATCATCACATGTCATTTCCCTGGCAGCAGAAGAAATATTAAAGGAAACGTTAAATCAATATCCACAATAAGAAAGTGACATTTTAACGTTACACAAACAAGTACAACAAATTGCCCACAACAATAATTATTCGATTGCCATAAGCCCAAACCTACCAAAGCCGCTTACAATCGAATAATTAAAACGATATGCACATAATAATTACAATATCATTTTTTTGGAAATAATATTTTAGTTCGGTTTGAATTAAATATTTTTCACCAAAATCCCAAAAAAATGATGTCCAGCCAAAATCCGAATGCCCGCAAATCGGTCAGATTAAAAGATTACGATTATGCACAAAATGGGTTGTATTTTATTACCATTTGTTGTTACAAAGGAATTTGTTATTTCGAAAAATCCCATCCCAACTCCGTAGGGGCCGACCCATGTGTCGGCCCTGACGAAAATGCCCATGCGAACGACCACAACAACCCATGTGTCGGCCAAAACCTAACCATTCAATTAAACGATGCCGGAAAAATGATTGAAAAATGGTATTATAAATTGCCTGAAAAATTTCCGCATGTTAAATGCCATGAAATGGTGGTAATGCCAAACCATTTTCATTGTATTATTCAAATTGCCGGTTCCGTTCGGGCCGACACGCGGGTCGGCCCCGACAGGGCATCATTACCTACGATTATGCAATGGTTTAAAACAATGTCAACCAATGAATATATTCGCGGCGTTAAATTATATAACTGGAAACCATTTTATAAAAAAATTTGGCAACGCAATTATTACGAACACATCATCCGTGATAAACAATCCTATCTAAATATCACCAATTATATATACAACAATCCCGCGAAATGGAAATTTGATCGATTTAATGATAATAGATTGAGGCGATGAAAATTATACGAAACATTTGGGCTAGGGATTGAAGCGTAAACCCCGCAGACCGCTTTTTCAGCGGGCGAGGAGTTGCAGCGTAAAGCCCGACCCGGCGCGGGAATGTGTTGTTGTGGGAAAATGATACCAGCCGGGTAGCCCCCAAATCATCCTTATTTTAAATTTTTGACTGCGATATAAAATATTATTAGTTTTGGGTTGTTATTGGTAATTCTATTTTTAAAAATATTTCAATGAAACCCATCAATAAAATATTATCTGCATTTTTTATTTTATTTCTGATAACAAATTCAGTTATTGGTCAAACTGCCTCAAATGCTGTGCCGGAATTAATTTTTCGCAATGGTGAAGCGCAGCCGGTTGCTGAATTTAGTGACCCGTCAGCATGGATAAAAGAAGAGCTTTGGGTGGAAACAAATTTTGATTCGGATTACGATGGCAAACCGGACAGAATGCATGTATTTGTTACACGACAAGCGCAAACACAATCGGGGAAATTACAATTGCCGGTAATTTATTCGAGCAGTCCGTATTACGGATTAAAATTATGGACGTTGTTGCGTATGGGTTCCAATAAATATAACTGGAATGTGAAAACGGAATTAGGTGAGGAGCCAAAATCAAGAAAACATCCGAATTTTAAAACGCGCACTAAACGGCCATTAATGGAATTTTATTCCAACAATATGTGGGTGCCGAGAGGATATATCATGGTATATTCATCATCACCAGGAACAGGATTATCGGACGGTGCTCCAACAGTTGGCGGAGAAAATGAATCGCTTGCACCAAAAGCTGTTATCGACTGGCTTTGCGGAAGGGCTAAGGGTTATACTACGCGAACCGGAAATGAAGAAGTATTGGCTTTTTGGTGTTCAAAAAAAATAGGTATGATGGGTGCATCTTACGATGGCACTTTATGTATTGCTGCAGCAACAACAGGTGTTGAAGGACTGGAGGCAATTATTCCGAATGCTCCCGTTACATCATTTTATCAATATTATCGTTCCAACGGATTAGTACGTTCACCGGGAGGTTATCCGGGAGAAGATATTGATGTTTTATATGATGTAATTAGTACGGGCGATAAAAGTAAACGCAAAAATAATAACCGATTAATTCGTGATAGTATTTTAGTAAAAAACCTGGATCGCGCAACAGGTGATTATAATGATTTTTGGGCAACGCGTGATTATGTAAATAAAATAAATAATATGCATGCTGCCATGTTAATGGCTCATGGTTTTAACGACTGGAATGTGATGACTGAACAAAGTTATCGTTTCTACAAAGCTGCTAAGGACAAGGGTTTGCCGGTGCAATTATATTATAATCAGGAGGAGCATGGTGTTGAGCCATCGTTATCTATAATGAATAAATGGTTTACAAGATATTTATTTGGAATAGAAAATGGTGTGGAGAATGATCCGCCTGTTTATATTGTTCGGGAACATACAGAAGATGCAACAGGTTATGATAGTTATCCGGATAAAAATGCAGCACCCGTTACTTTATATTTAGCACCGGATGGTGAAAACGCAGGTAATTTAATTTTTGAAAAAATTGCAGCTATGGTAACAGATACCATTACCGATAATTATAAAATTGCAGGTAAAGATTTAATTGAAAATAAAAACAGCGAAAATCGTTTATTATTTGTAACACCGGTTTTGGAAAATGATGTGCGTATTTCAGGAATTCCAAAAATTAATTTACGATTGGCAAGTAATCAACCTGCAGTAAATATTTCGGTGTGGCTGGTTGCGTTACCATGGGAAGAAGGTAAGGAAATTGAAATTTATGATAATATTATCACCAGAGGCTGGGCTGATCCGCAAAATTATCGTTCTATTTCTGATGGCGAATTATTACAAGCCGGCACTTTTTACAATTTAAGTTTTGAACTCATGCCTGATGATCAGGTAATTCCAAAAGGTCAGCAAATTGGATTATTGATTTTTTCGAGCGATAAAGAATTTACCCTATGGCCAAAACCGGGAGCGCAAATTTATTTTGATTTGAACGGAACCTCAATCGTGTTGCCGGTTGTGGGTGGGGTTGAGGCTTTGAAAGGTGCAATTACTAATTAAAAATATCGCTGTAATTAAATTAATTGTAATATTAATATTTATTTTAATTATGGGAACGTTATACGAAGATATTAAAGTACATTCGGCATGGTTAGTTAATGCTTTTAAAGCTGATGGGCTCTTACTTGATAATTCAATTGATAGTATAATTGAAATTGATAAATTTTTTTATAAAAATATGTCAGGTAATGTTCCAAAACGTGGTGGTCGTTTATATGGTTCAGGATATGGAGGAATTCTATTTTCGATTGGTGCTTATGTGGGCGAAACGATAATTAAAAATGTTCCCGAAAGCAAATGGATTACTGACGATTCACTCGAAGAAGGGACATTATATGTGTCTGTTATTTTGCCGGATGGTGCGGAAATCTTTCCAGTAGAAAAAGTAATTAAGCGCTTTAAAAATGGGCCTGAAGATGCAATTTATCCTTATGCGCATCAACTTACGCAAAAATTTACAAATAACAAGTTTAATGACGCCTTTTGGGCTTTGAAAGAGGATATTACCACAAAAAAATGGTGGCAGTTTTGGTGAAATAATTAATTAACCTTTAAAAGATCTCTACTTTCAAAAATATGGTAACAAAAATGTGAATCATATAAATCTCCGCAATAATTATGTAAGGTGACACGCATGGTTACAAGTTAAATTTGTAACAGTGTGAGGACCGATATTAGAAATACGATTGTTTTGTTACGTTTGCCGTTTTCGGTTTTTTTGCTGCCTATTACTTTGTTTTCATTGTATTTTATTCAACCGGAATTAACTGTTGAATTGATTTTAGTGCTCTTTATCTGGCATTTTTTGGTTTTTCCTTCCAGTAATGCGTATAATAGTTTTAACGACAGAGATACAGGGCC
Encoded here:
- a CDS encoding response regulator; translated protein: MFKKNATIFIVDDEQLLSEMLTDYLMEQNEHFNIKSFPTGEACLLHLATEQPDAVILDYYLNSKEADAANGIDILKEIKKLNKRLPVIMLSSQKSYGTAAKTIMYGAIHYVIKGQDAFEEIYQLINANV
- a CDS encoding Hpt domain-containing protein, which codes for MVDLTYLTKFAKNNPVKMRRYISLYLEAAPSAFSAMQRDLKAEDWEQLRINAHSLKPQADLMGINSLKDGLIQIEDAVKKQQFDKIENLLKSSHVISLAAEEILKETLNQYPQ
- a CDS encoding transposase; this translates as MSSQNPNARKSVRLKDYDYAQNGLYFITICCYKGICYFEKSHPNSVGADPCVGPDENAHANDHNNPCVGQNLTIQLNDAGKMIEKWYYKLPEKFPHVKCHEMVVMPNHFHCIIQIAGSVRADTRVGPDRASLPTIMQWFKTMSTNEYIRGVKLYNWKPFYKKIWQRNYYEHIIRDKQSYLNITNYIYNNPAKWKFDRFNDNRLRR
- a CDS encoding Xaa-Pro dipeptidyl-peptidase, translating into MKPINKILSAFFILFLITNSVIGQTASNAVPELIFRNGEAQPVAEFSDPSAWIKEELWVETNFDSDYDGKPDRMHVFVTRQAQTQSGKLQLPVIYSSSPYYGLKLWTLLRMGSNKYNWNVKTELGEEPKSRKHPNFKTRTKRPLMEFYSNNMWVPRGYIMVYSSSPGTGLSDGAPTVGGENESLAPKAVIDWLCGRAKGYTTRTGNEEVLAFWCSKKIGMMGASYDGTLCIAAATTGVEGLEAIIPNAPVTSFYQYYRSNGLVRSPGGYPGEDIDVLYDVISTGDKSKRKNNNRLIRDSILVKNLDRATGDYNDFWATRDYVNKINNMHAAMLMAHGFNDWNVMTEQSYRFYKAAKDKGLPVQLYYNQEEHGVEPSLSIMNKWFTRYLFGIENGVENDPPVYIVREHTEDATGYDSYPDKNAAPVTLYLAPDGENAGNLIFEKIAAMVTDTITDNYKIAGKDLIENKNSENRLLFVTPVLENDVRISGIPKINLRLASNQPAVNISVWLVALPWEEGKEIEIYDNIITRGWADPQNYRSISDGELLQAGTFYNLSFELMPDDQVIPKGQQIGLLIFSSDKEFTLWPKPGAQIYFDLNGTSIVLPVVGGVEALKGAITN